Genomic window (Chitinophagales bacterium):
CGATTTGCACGGCAACATTGAACGACACGTTGATGATATTATCCACCCGAGGATAGATCAACCCATCGGAAAAATCTGCTTCTGTCACTTGTGCGGCAACGGCTTCAGCAGCTGCCACAAACATTTCATTATTCACTCTTTTTGCTTCGATAGCAAGCACGGCCAAGCCCATTGCCGGAAAAATAAATACATTGTTTCCCTGCCCGGGTGTATATTTTTTCCCATTGAAGTTTACCGGAGCGAAGGGGCTGCCGCTTGCAAATATTGCCCTGCCGTTGCTCCAGGCGTAAGCCTCTTCAGCCGTACATTCTGAATGTGAAACAGGATTTGAATACGGGAAGATAACGGGCCGCTCATTCACCGCCGACATATTCTCAATTACCTGTTGATTGAATGCACCTCCTACCGTGCTTACTCCGATGACGGCAGTAGGTTTAATAGTCAAAATACTTTTGGCAAAATCATCCGATGGCATTGCATCATGTGCGAACGGCAATTGATGCGCAGCAAGGTCAGTTCTTGATTTTACGAGCAGTCCGTTGATATCAAACATCCATACACGGTTATAGGCTTCATCTTTGCTGAGTCCATCCTTCATAAATTTATAAACCAACATCTCAGCAATTCCAAATGCGGCTGCACCCGCGCCCATAAACAAAATTCTCTGCTCAATAAATGGCTTTCCGGAGAACCTGCTCGACGTTATTATACCTGCAGTGGCGATTGCGGCTGTGCCCTGTATGTCATCATTAAAAGTGCAGACCTGATCCTGGTACCTGTTAAGGATACGGATGGCATCCACGCCGGGCAGGTCTTCCCACTGAATACAAATCTTAGGAAACACCTCATTCACCGCCGCTACAAACTCATCAATAAATTCATCAAACTCCGGCCCCCTGATTCTTTTTCTTTTCAGCCCCGGATAAAGCGGGTCTTGCAGGAAAGCTTCATTGTTGGTTCCTACATCCAACATCACGGGTAACGTATATTCAGGCGGAACGCCGGCACATGCAGTATACAAAGCGAGTTTACCTATTGGAATTCCCATGCCGCAAATGCCAAGGTCGCCCAATCCTAAAATGCGGCCACCGTCAGTAACTACTGTAAACCGGACATCCTTTACCGGCCAGTTGCGGAGAATAGCCCTGATGTTATTTTTTTGCTCAATGGAAATAAACAATCCCCGGGGACGGCGGGCAATATGGCCAAACCGCTGACATGCCTCACCAACCGTTGGTGTATAGATTAAGGGTAGAAATTTTGCCGGATCGCTAATGATCGTTTTAAAAAATAAGGTCTCATTGCTATCCAGCAGATTGGTGAGATACACATACTGATTGATTGGTGAGGAAATGCTGTCCAATTGCTCACTCACCCTCATGATTTGCGTCTCAATGGTTTCAATGGCATCAGGCAACAAACCCTGCAACCCGAATTTTTTTCTTTCCTCCAGTGTAAACGCTGTGCCTTTATTCCTGCGGGGGTCTCTCAATAATCCATAACCTGAATCTTCCATAAGCATTTTGCTTTCCCAAACCAGATGCGTTAGCGTACAAATAATCAGGCGGCTCTTTAGAAGACGGCCAATGGTGTAACAATTCCTATAGAGAATCTGCCCGTATTGTAATCCACTGCTCCCAATTTTGTCTTTGCATAATCGGAATAATTGTAGATCCTGCCCACCCAGTTTGCATAAACCCGGAAATTAAGATCCCGGAAGGGGTAATACTCAATGGTAGGAATATAACCATAAGCCACCCTGATGCTGTTATCATCGCCGGGCGCATATTGATTGTCATCCGTCCAGTTTTCAAATTCCACCATACCCACCAATGCAAGATTGATGTGTTCATTCAAGCGGTAATAAACGTGCAGCCAGTTGCCGATGTACATGGTATTCGGTACGGCATAAGGGTAAAGTGAATCCGGTATGGTCTCACTGACGATGCTCGTCCGGTCAAGATCTTCGTCATATAAATTGAAATCATATTCAATTGTAAATTTCTTGCACAGATTCAGTTGGTTGCCCAAGGTGATGTAGTGCATATAGGTACCGCTGGCTTCCGTAAAGAAGGAGTAAGACCAGATGGGTTTGAATTTCCCGTCAAAAAGGTTACCTCGCCAGTTTGCCACGAATGCCAATGGTGCTTTTGCTTCTGTAACATTCGGCTGGCTGCCATAGATTTCATTGAATGACTTTGTCCTTGAATTCAACACCTGCACGGTGAACTGGTGGTTGGGGTTCGCCTTATAACTGACACCGGCACCTGCGAGGAAATTGTCGGCATAATCAATGATATCGGAATACTGATAGATATCAATGGGGTTATAGTCGAACTCATAACCACCCCAGTCAGCACACAATTTACCGGCTGAAACACTCCACTGATCGTTAAGATCCACCCTGAAATAAGCCAGGTCAACAGAGCCGCTCAGGTTGTCAACCGACTGTGGTTCCTGCGTTTTGGTAAAGCGGTTGCGCCAGCGGAAATAGACACGTTTAAATGCCTGTCCCCGTAACTCAACACGAAACTGTTCCATGTTATAGCGCGTTCCGGTATAATCGCCATTCATGAACTCATTGCGTAATGCATATCGGGTATTCGCAATGAGGCTCATGTTTTTCAGCAAACCTTGTTTCTCCTCGGGTATCAGGGTTTTGTAATAAGTGGTATCGCCCACCTGTCTTTCCGTAACCTGTGCCACTGTGCAGAGGGGCATCAGGAGCAGTGCGCAAGCAATAATTTTTTGATGAATCCGGTTCATAGTATTAATGTCCTTAATGGTGAACAATTTATTTCTGCCCGGTCATGGTGGCAGGATCCAAAAGTTTTTTTATCTGGTCATCCGTCATGAGCTTTTTCTCCCTTATCAATTCCAGTATCCCTTTGTTGGTAGCTAATGCTTCCTTGGCAAGTTCCGTGGTCTTTTCATAACCCAAAACAGGGTTCAATGCTGTTACGATTCCTACGCTGCGTTCTATGTAATGACTTAATACATCCTTATTCGCTGTGATGCCGTCTATGCAGTTTTTCCTGAACAATGGCATTGCCTTGTAAAACAGCGCCTGTGATTCCATGATAGCAACAGCCACGACGGGTTCATAGGCATTGAGTTGAAGCAATCCATCCTGCGACGCGATCGAAACGGTAACATCATTTCCAATGGCTTTGAAACAAACCTCATTCATCAACTCAGGCATGACGGGATTAACCTTGCCGGGCATGATGGATGAGCCGGGTTGCAGTGGCGGCAGGTTGATTTCAAAAATTCCGGTACGTGGTCCGGTGGCAAGAAAGATCAGGTCGCTGCTGATTTTAGATAAAGCAATGGCAAAGTTCTTTATGGCTGCAGAGTACATAACAAAAGCCTGCATGCTGCTGGTGGCACCGATGAGGTCTTTTGCCAGCACCATTGGCTTGCCGGTAATTTTAGCAAGCTGTGCCACGCATTTTACATCATAGCCCGGCGTGGCGGTTAAGCCGGTTCCGATAGCAGTAGCTCCCATGTTTACTTCGCACAGATATTTTTCCGCATCACGCAGTATACCGATAGCATCATCGAGTTGCGCGCCAAAGGCATGAAACTCCTGCCCTAAAGTCATAGGTACCGCATCCTGCCCTTCCGTACGGCCCATCTTCAGCAAACTATTGAATTCCTCTCCTTTTTTATGAAAGGCCTTTGCAAGCGAATCAGCCTGCTTAATCAGCTTATCGTTGTGCAACAACAGTGCAACGTGGATGGCGGTGGGGTATACATCATTGGTAGATTGACCCATATTCAGATCATCGTGCGGTTCGATATACTGGTACTCTCCTTTTTTATGGCCGCTCATCTCCAATGCAATATTGGCAAGCACTTCATTGGCATTCATATTGGCAGAGGTTCCCGCTCCGCCCTGGTACAGGTCTACCAGGAATTGATCATGGTATTTTCCATCAATTACTGCCTGGCATGCCAGCTCGATGGCCGACAGCTTTTCCTTGGATAATCTGCCTTCTACCTGATTGTTGGCACGCGCCGCAGCAAGTTTCACCATGGCAAACGCTCTTACATAATCGGGATAGAAATTGGTTGACACTCCGCTCATCTGGAAGTTTTCAAGCGCACGGGCGGTTTGGATACCATAATAGGCATTTGCCGGAATCTGTTTATCACCGAGCAAGTCATGTTCTGTTCTTGTTTGTGCAATGATGCTCTGTGAGCCGAGTAACAGGAGTACCCACACAGCTGCATTAAGGTTTTTCATGGTTGATAATTTTTATTGTTCAAATATTTATTACATCCGTATGCAAAGGCAAGCGAAAGTGTAGTCTGTGATCATCATCGTCCGTCATAGCCTCAGCCGGTAAGCTTCATAAGGTAACCCGCCGGCGAGACCATAGAGTGCGGCTTACAACGTAAAGCATTTGATGAATTATGCTTTAGTACTTAAAGAAATAGCTCTGCAGTTGCTTTTTATCCTTTGTCTTTGTAAGGCCGAGCATCAAAAGAATTCTTGCTTTCTGTGGCGTCAGGTCATCAGAAACAATAGTACCCAACTCATCATCATTGATTTCATCATGCAACACTACTCTGCCGGATGGTGTGCGGCTGGCACGGCAAACAATGATGCCGGCAGCAACAGCACGCTTTACGGCATCCATATATGCTTTATTGAAGTTGCCATTTCCCACGCCGGCTATTACGATACCATCCACTTTTTTGGCAATGAGCATATCAATCTGGTCAGATGGTGCATCTGCATACATGTATACTATATCCACACGGGGTAATTTAGTATCCGCTGTCACGGTGAAAGGGGTTTTCACCTCTCTATCTGACGACGAATAATATTCAACCTTACCGTCATAAGCCTGTCCAATGGCGCCCGTATTCGGTGAGCCAAAGGCATTTGTTTTGGTAGTGCTCAGTTTCATCACCTCTCTTGCATCAAAGATGCTTTCATTAAAACTCACCAAAACACCCCTGCCTTTGCTCTTTGGGTCAATGGCAACCGTGATGGCGTCATACAGGTTTTTGGGGCCATCTGCGCTGATGGCAGTGGCAGGCCGCATAGAACCCGTCAGCACCACCGGCTTATCACCGGACACTACCAGGTCAAGAAAAAATGCAGTTTCTTCCTGGGTATCGGTACCATGTGTAACCACGATGGCATCTGCTTCATTATTCTTAAAAATTTCATTGATACGAACGGCCAGCTTTTTCCAGATATCAATGGTCATATCCTGGCTGCCTACGGATGCTATTTGTTCACCGGAGATATTGGCGATCTTTTTTACGCTTGGTATCGTTCCTATGAGATCGTCAATCGGGATTTTTCCGGCCGTATAACCGGCCCGGTCTGCTGATGCTCCCGCGCCGGCAATAGTGCCGCCGGTTGCCAAAATAATTACCCTTGGTAATTCGGCCTGTGCATTCATGATCAGAATCATGCATGCTAAAAATGAGAGAATCTTTTTCATAGTTGGTGATTGTGGTTTATGAATATTGAATGAAAAAATTTAACAGGAAAAAATCTGGCAGGCGGGAAGTGAGCAGGTAATAATCCGGATAAACCGGAGCATCTCTGTGCCAGAAGCGTTTGCTATTGTGGTAGGTAAGGAAATTACCGGATCTGCCATGCAATGTGACCGGCAATCTCATTACCCGTCTTGCATCTTTATTCATGATAGCAGGTTATCAATAAAACAAATCTTGCAAATAGTTTGCATTGAATCTTGCAACAACAAAATTAGAAAATAAACTCATTGAGTTATTTTATTTCATGAATACTCAGCAACCAATACAGGTTGAAGCTTAACCAGCAGATAATAATCGCATTGCATGATTTCGCAAAGATGATACGATCAGGCATTGATATTCCCCGGAAGAGCAGCACAACATCAGATTGCATACAGCAGCGAAACCTGCCAGCACCACATAAAAGCCTTCATCCCATTGTTTATACAAATTTAATCTGTGAACAACTTTTCGGTAACAGCGGATCGCAACATTTGCGCAAAATCCACCGCATGCAAAAAAAAATACAGCCAATGCAAAGTAAAATGAAATCATATTCTGTACTGGCCGGTTCGCTGCTGTCTGTTACGCATTTCGCAGATGCTCAAATCATCCATCATCAAATCCCTGACACCACCTTTAGTGAGAATCAGACCGGTTTGTCCTTTGACCTGAACAACGACGGCATCACCGATTATACTTTTTTCCTGCTGAAAAGTGATTCCGGATCTCATGTCAATCACCAGGTTGATGGATTTGCATCGAACGTAAACAATGAAATTGCGGGATCCATCGGAGCGAGCAGCTATGTGTATCCGCTAGCAATGCAAAAGGGTGAGATTATCGGTGGTGATGCAGAATGGCATGCATACGGATCCATGTTCTGGGTATTCGGGCAGCAGTATTCGTCCGGTGCAGGCACGCCCGTTCAATTGGGAAACTGGCTTGGAGCAACTGATAAATATGCCGGGCTGCGGCTTGATGTGGATGGACAAAAATATTATGGCTGGCTCAGAATGGATGTTGACAGCTTTGCCAGTCAGTTTACGATTAAGGAATATGCCTATCAATCCATTCCTGATTCCTTCATCCTTGCAGGCGACACCGATCTTATTATCAGCGGTATTCCCAATACGGTTGCAAGTAATGCTAACAGCATTGTAATTGACGAAAATACAGCAGTGATCAGTGTTCAGCCGGATGCGACAGATGCCCTTACTATTACTATCGTGAACATGTCCGGTGCCATAGTAAGACAAACGGTATCAAAAGAAAAACAGACCAAGGTATCACTGACCGGGTTTCCCGGCGGTCTTTACCTATTGCATGCAAGAGCTGCAGGAGCAACACTCACCAAAAAGATATTTCTTAAATAATATCGCCAAGATTATTGATGCAGGAATAGGCGCGACGGCAGGCCGCCATCGGCTATTGCAGTATTATGTTTACCATTCAAGTGGTATTTTCATTTCAAAACAATAATGCATTTAATTCCACTACGCAACAAAGGAATTTTACAAGTGATGCAATATTGCATTGGTTAAATGAAAGCTGTTCCCGTCGTTTAACAATAGTCCTTTTCAATTTTTCAATGAATAAATCCTACAGGGTTCCGGACTGCTGATTCCGGCATACCTGAATTGCCGTTTGATTCATTAGCCATCTTCACCAACCACCATAAAAACAGCGGGACACCTTAAAAGGCATCCCGCTGTTTTGCAACAAAATTTACTATTGGCTTACCTGGTAATTACGATTTGGTGCGACAATACATCACTTCCGTCATAAATATTCAGGTAATAAATTCCGCTGTTCAGTTTCCTGCAATCAATCGTGCGGGTAATGGTACCATCAACCGTGATGTTATCCATGGCCGCAACCTGCTGGCCTAAAGCGTTTACCAATGTGATGTTTACAATCTTAGCAGTCGCCGAAGTGATTTCAACACTCACATTGTCTTTGGCAGGGTTGGGGAAAACATTGATTCCTTTAACCGCAAGTTCTTCTGATTCCATACCAAGACGCAAGGTTGTAGTAAAGGTGAGGATTGCGGTATAGGAAGAGTTGTTACCTCCGCCGCATTCACTTCTCACCCGGTAATCATAAGAAGTATTGGCTGTCAGACCGCTGATGGTGGCATTGGTGGAAGCAGTGTTAACACTAGTCCAGGTGATGGTACCAGTCTTGCGGTATTGCAGGTTATAGGTTACTGCATTGCAGGTGCCTGTCCAGCTGATATTGGCCGTAGTGGAAGTTATGCTGCCGGCAGCAGGTGAAGCAGGCTGTCCGCAACCATTGGTGGTGCTTTCTGTTTTTTGAACATACTTGCTCTTTGCACCGCCCGGGCAGACTGTGGCAATTGATACATCATAGGAAGTGTTGGGCGTCAAACCTGAATACGTATAGTTCAGTGCGGTAATCGTACCTGGAATATTCGTCCAGTCTGTAGCGCCCGTCAGCCTGTAACGAAGCTTATAACCGGATGCCACTGATACTGCATTCCAGCTCAGCTGCATGGAACAGGCTGTCTTGTTATTTACGGTTACGTTGGTCGGCTTGGGAATATTAGTGGAGGCGACCGTATAAGAAGCGCTCTTCGAGCAGGAACCTGCACTCACCGTTACAGTATAGGTTGCAGCATCCAATGCCGAAATATCCTGCGTGGTGGCGCCGTTGGACCATGCATAGGTGAATGGTGCAATGCCGCCTGAAACCGTCAGGTCAATCGCTCCTGTAGCCGGACACGTTGACTTCGTGATAACTGATGTAAGCGTGGGCGCGAGGTTGATACCGCTGCTATAAGTGGTGTTTTGCGGATCGAAGTTGGCCCAAACTTTTGTCCAGTCGCTCGAGCCAAAAGCGCCAACATAGTTGCCGGATGTA
Coding sequences:
- a CDS encoding NAD-dependent malic enzyme codes for the protein MEDSGYGLLRDPRRNKGTAFTLEERKKFGLQGLLPDAIETIETQIMRVSEQLDSISSPINQYVYLTNLLDSNETLFFKTIISDPAKFLPLIYTPTVGEACQRFGHIARRPRGLFISIEQKNNIRAILRNWPVKDVRFTVVTDGGRILGLGDLGICGMGIPIGKLALYTACAGVPPEYTLPVMLDVGTNNEAFLQDPLYPGLKRKRIRGPEFDEFIDEFVAAVNEVFPKICIQWEDLPGVDAIRILNRYQDQVCTFNDDIQGTAAIATAGIITSSRFSGKPFIEQRILFMGAGAAAFGIAEMLVYKFMKDGLSKDEAYNRVWMFDINGLLVKSRTDLAAHQLPFAHDAMPSDDFAKSILTIKPTAVIGVSTVGGAFNQQVIENMSAVNERPVIFPYSNPVSHSECTAEEAYAWSNGRAIFASGSPFAPVNFNGKKYTPGQGNNVFIFPAMGLAVLAIEAKRVNNEMFVAAAEAVAAQVTEADFSDGLIYPRVDNIINVSFNVAVQIARKIFDSGLAGVERPEDIAAFIKSKMYEPHYQ
- a CDS encoding OprO/OprP family phosphate-selective porin, translating into MPLCTVAQVTERQVGDTTYYKTLIPEEKQGLLKNMSLIANTRYALRNEFMNGDYTGTRYNMEQFRVELRGQAFKRVYFRWRNRFTKTQEPQSVDNLSGSVDLAYFRVDLNDQWSVSAGKLCADWGGYEFDYNPIDIYQYSDIIDYADNFLAGAGVSYKANPNHQFTVQVLNSRTKSFNEIYGSQPNVTEAKAPLAFVANWRGNLFDGKFKPIWSYSFFTEASGTYMHYITLGNQLNLCKKFTIEYDFNLYDEDLDRTSIVSETIPDSLYPYAVPNTMYIGNWLHVYYRLNEHINLALVGMVEFENWTDDNQYAPGDDNSIRVAYGYIPTIEYYPFRDLNFRVYANWVGRIYNYSDYAKTKLGAVDYNTGRFSIGIVTPLAVF
- a CDS encoding aspartate ammonia-lyase, which translates into the protein MKNLNAAVWVLLLLGSQSIIAQTRTEHDLLGDKQIPANAYYGIQTARALENFQMSGVSTNFYPDYVRAFAMVKLAAARANNQVEGRLSKEKLSAIELACQAVIDGKYHDQFLVDLYQGGAGTSANMNANEVLANIALEMSGHKKGEYQYIEPHDDLNMGQSTNDVYPTAIHVALLLHNDKLIKQADSLAKAFHKKGEEFNSLLKMGRTEGQDAVPMTLGQEFHAFGAQLDDAIGILRDAEKYLCEVNMGATAIGTGLTATPGYDVKCVAQLAKITGKPMVLAKDLIGATSSMQAFVMYSAAIKNFAIALSKISSDLIFLATGPRTGIFEINLPPLQPGSSIMPGKVNPVMPELMNEVCFKAIGNDVTVSIASQDGLLQLNAYEPVVAVAIMESQALFYKAMPLFRKNCIDGITANKDVLSHYIERSVGIVTALNPVLGYEKTTELAKEALATNKGILELIREKKLMTDDQIKKLLDPATMTGQK
- a CDS encoding type II asparaginase, which encodes MKKILSFLACMILIMNAQAELPRVIILATGGTIAGAGASADRAGYTAGKIPIDDLIGTIPSVKKIANISGEQIASVGSQDMTIDIWKKLAVRINEIFKNNEADAIVVTHGTDTQEETAFFLDLVVSGDKPVVLTGSMRPATAISADGPKNLYDAITVAIDPKSKGRGVLVSFNESIFDAREVMKLSTTKTNAFGSPNTGAIGQAYDGKVEYYSSSDREVKTPFTVTADTKLPRVDIVYMYADAPSDQIDMLIAKKVDGIVIAGVGNGNFNKAYMDAVKRAVAAGIIVCRASRTPSGRVVLHDEINDDELGTIVSDDLTPQKARILLMLGLTKTKDKKQLQSYFFKY
- a CDS encoding T9SS type A sorting domain-containing protein, with the translated sequence MKSYSVLAGSLLSVTHFADAQIIHHQIPDTTFSENQTGLSFDLNNDGITDYTFFLLKSDSGSHVNHQVDGFASNVNNEIAGSIGASSYVYPLAMQKGEIIGGDAEWHAYGSMFWVFGQQYSSGAGTPVQLGNWLGATDKYAGLRLDVDGQKYYGWLRMDVDSFASQFTIKEYAYQSIPDSFILAGDTDLIISGIPNTVASNANSIVIDENTAVISVQPDATDALTITIVNMSGAIVRQTVSKEKQTKVSLTGFPGGLYLLHARAAGATLTKKIFLK